From the Solanum pennellii chromosome 4, SPENNV200 genome, one window contains:
- the LOC107015709 gene encoding metalloendoproteinase 3-MMP-like — protein MRIPLFIAILFVLSVPFPSSAHFFPNISSIPPNLLRPNATAWDAFNKLLGCHSGQTVDGLAKIKKYFHYFGYINNSSTNFTDDFDDTLESALKTYQLNFNLNTTGVLDATTIQHLIKPRCGNADVVNGTSTMNSGKPPAGSPTMHTVAHYSFFPGRPRWPANKRDLTYAFAPQNGLTDDIKIVFTRAFDRWSEVTLLTFTEIASYQSADIKIGFFSGDHNDGEPFDGPMGTLAHAFSPPAGHFHLDGEENWVIDGAPIVDGNFFSILSAVDLESVAVHEIGHLLGLGHSSVEDAIMYPTLGAGTRRVELRNDDILGVQELYGSNPNYTGPNPNLTPSQESDTNGAPIFGLSWIHGFLGLFFALFIQL, from the coding sequence ATGAGGATTCCTTTATTCATCGCCATACTTTTTGTTCTTAGTGTTCCATTTCCATCTTCAGCTCATTTCTTCCCAAATATCTCTTCAATTCCTCCTAATTTATTGAGACCAAATGCCACTGCCTGGGATgcttttaacaagttattagGATGCCATTCCGGTCAGACGGTCGACGGCTTAgctaaaatcaaaaaatattttcactatTTTGGATACATTAATAATTCTTCCACTAACTTCACTGATGATTTTGATGATACGCTTGAATCTGCTCTCAAGACCTACCAGCTTAACTTCAACCTCAACACCACCGGTGTGCTCGACGCCACCACCATTCAGCATCTCATAAAACCCAGATGTGGAAACGCTGATGTAGTTAACGGTACTAGTACTATGAACTCCGGTAAGCCGCCGGCAGGTTCTCCGACGATGCACACCGTAGCTCACTACTCCTTCTTTCCGGGAAGACCACGGTGGCCGGCGAATAAGAGAGATCTGACATATGCTTTTGCACCGCAGAATGGACTGACAGATGATATTAAGATTGTGTTCACACGCGCGTTTGATAGGTGGTCGGAGGTGACTCTATTGACGTTTACTGAAATAGCATCGTACCAATCGGCTGATATTAAGATCGGGTTTTTCAGCGGAGATCACAACGATGGAGAGCCGTTTGATGGTCCTATGGGGACATTAGCACACGCGTTTTCCCCACCGGCGGGGCATTTTCACTTGGACGGCGAGGAGAACTGGGTGATCGACGGTGCGCCGATTGTTGATGGGAATTTCTTTTCTATATTGTCAGCGGTGGACCTTGAATCGGTTGCGGTTCATGAAATCGGGCATTTATTGGGTTTGGGTCATTCATCCGTAGAAGATGCTATTATGTACCCGACTTTAGGAGCGGGTACCCGAAGAGTCGAGCTTAGAAATGATGATATATTGGGAGTCCAGGAGTTATACGGGTCTAACCCGAATTATACTGGGCCAAACCCAAATTTGACTCCGAGCCAAGAGAGTGACACAAATGGAGCCCCGATATTTGGGTTATCATGGATTCATGGGTTTCTTGGTTTATTCTTTGCTTTGTTCATTCAACTGTAG
- the LOC107015710 gene encoding metalloendoproteinase 3-MMP-like, with product MRRIHLYIAIAYVVIFQTSCSAHFFPNISSIPSSLLKPNATAWTSFQKLLGCQPGQKVDGIAKIKKYFQHFGYINNLSSFNFTDEFDDTLESALKTYQRNFNLNATGVLDAPTIQHLIKPRCGNADLVNGTSTMNAGKPHTVAHYSFFPGRPKWPESKTDLTYAFLPANNLTDDIKSVFSRAFDRWSEVTPLSFTEIPSFQSADIKIGFLTGDHNDGEPFDGPMGTLAHAFSPPAGHFHLDGEENWVVDGVPVNEGNFFSILSAVDLESVAVHEIGHLLGLGHSSVEDSIMYPSLESGIRRVELVEDDIKGVQELYGSNPNYTGTNTTLTPSGLDNDTNGAPIRSSVWFLLVVGFFIYSI from the coding sequence ATGAGGAGGATTCATCTATACATCGCCATTGCTTATGTTGTAATATTTCAAACTAGTTGTTCAGCTCATTTCTTTCCAAATATTTCATCAATCCCTTCTTCTTTACTCAAACCTAATGCCACTGCTTGGACTTCTTTTCAAAAGTTGTTAGGATGTCAACCTGGTCAGAAAGTCGACGGCATTgctaaaatcaaaaaatattttcaacattttggttacattaataattTGAGTAGTTTTAATTTCACTGATGAATTTGATGATACTCTTGAATCTGCTCTCAAGACGTATCAGCGAAATTTCAACCTCAACGCCACCGGTGTGCTCGATGCGCCCACCATTCAGCATCTCATAAAACCCAGATGTGGAAATGCCGATCTAGTTAACGGTACTAGTACTATGAACGCTGGCAAGCCGCACACGGTGGCTCACTACTCCTTCTTTCCTGGAAGACCAAAGTGGCCGGAGAGTAAGACTGATTTGACTTATGCCTTTCTACCCGCAAACAATTTGACGGATGATATTAAGAGTGTGTTCTCACGTGCGTTTGATCGGTGGTCGGAGGTAACCCCGTTGAGCTTCACTGAAATACCGTCATTTCAATCGGCTGATATCAAGATCGGATTTTTAACCGGAGATCACAATGATGGAGAGCCGTTCGATGGTCCGATGGGGACATTAGCGCACGCGTTTTCACCGCCGGCGGGGCATTTTCACTTGGACGGCGAGGAAAATTGGGTCGTCGACGGTGTGCCGGTAAATGAAGGGAACTTTTTTTCTATATTGTCGGCTGTGGATCTCGAATCGGTTGCGGTTCATGAAATCGGGCATTTATTGGGTTTGGGTCATTCATCGGTAGAAGATTCGATTATGTATCCGAGTTTAGAATCGGGTATTCGAAGAGTGGAGTTGGTGGAGGATGATATTAAGGGGGTTCAGGAATTATACGGGTCAAACCCGAATTATACTGGGACCAATACAACATTGACTCCAAGCGGCCTGGATAATGATACGAATGGAGCCCCGATTCGTAGCTCAGTATGGTTTTTATTGGTGGTTggatttttcatttattcaatttaa